The Prosthecobacter dejongeii genome contains a region encoding:
- a CDS encoding cupin domain-containing protein: MSSPRYAVAQLDEIPPTPCPCGQARRAFKEPWNTLATVHLTDIHADAKLHYHKKMTEIYIVLEGEGYLELDGERIPLKPMTSVMIRPGCVHRAVGNLRIINVPMPPFDPADEFEVEG, translated from the coding sequence ATGTCTTCTCCCCGCTATGCTGTTGCTCAGTTGGATGAAATTCCGCCTACTCCATGCCCTTGCGGGCAGGCCCGGCGGGCTTTTAAAGAACCTTGGAATACACTGGCCACGGTGCACCTGACGGACATCCATGCGGATGCGAAGCTGCACTACCACAAGAAGATGACGGAGATCTACATCGTCCTGGAAGGCGAGGGGTATCTGGAACTGGATGGTGAGCGCATCCCGCTGAAGCCGATGACCTCCGTGATGATCCGCCCGGGTTGTGTGCATCGGGCCGTGGGAAACCTGCGCATCATCAATGTGCCGATGCCGCCTTTTGACCCGGCTGATGAGTTCGAGGTGGAGGGTTAG
- a CDS encoding phage portal family protein codes for MKSSRIWLIAAAALAFIWSAVAWVMHQTDHLVSWPEKVTALMEETPWLNGQAEGTHESRQHHLDRVITHFNRLDAAYKRRLREDSQPVVDKFFASLNEEEQKEYVNRTVDPYLDRLERGLKALPEEERKRLTTRMRGDMKNQRSAAQDGDKLSPEEREFMDSMVQEDPIFFLRNAPIKVKMELAPVLEDMLSRIQGLRR; via the coding sequence ATGAAAAGCTCGCGCATCTGGCTCATCGCTGCCGCCGCTCTGGCCTTCATCTGGAGCGCGGTCGCCTGGGTCATGCACCAGACGGATCATCTCGTCTCCTGGCCAGAAAAAGTCACCGCCCTCATGGAGGAGACCCCCTGGCTCAATGGCCAGGCGGAGGGCACTCACGAATCACGCCAGCATCACCTGGACCGTGTCATCACCCATTTCAATCGGCTGGATGCTGCCTACAAACGACGCCTGCGTGAGGATAGCCAACCGGTGGTGGATAAGTTTTTTGCCAGCCTCAACGAAGAGGAACAAAAGGAATACGTCAACCGCACCGTGGACCCCTACCTTGACCGACTGGAACGCGGCCTCAAAGCCCTGCCCGAAGAAGAGCGTAAACGCCTCACCACCCGCATGCGCGGCGACATGAAAAACCAGCGCAGTGCCGCCCAGGATGGCGACAAACTCTCCCCCGAAGAACGTGAGTTCATGGACAGCATGGTTCAGGAAGACCCCATCTTCTTCCTCCGCAATGCCCCCATCAAGGTCAAAATGGAGCTGGCCCCTGTGCTGGAGGACATGCTCTCCCGCATCCAAGGCCTGCGCCGTTAG
- a CDS encoding sulfatase, whose amino-acid sequence MFARLLLPTLLFGLFCSAPAPAAEKTRPNVLFIIADDLNTSLGSYGHPLAKTPNLDKLAARGVRFEKAACQFPLCGPSRNSMLTGLYPNSNGILANAQVFRQTIPNHQSLSQAFRLSGYFAARIGKLYHYNVPLSIGTNGHDDPGSWEMEINPAGADRMEDMDHTFSLIPGNYGGTLSWYASPNPDEKHTDGLMAREAAWVLERCAKDKSRPFFLALGFFRPHTPYIAPKAWFEGYPVDQMPVVQGVKEDQADLPKHALGSYKKEQDKLTDDLRRQAVQAYLASISFMDAQAGVVLDTLDRLGLSENTIVVFTSDHGYHLGEHGLWQKQSLFEESARVPLIMAGPGVTPGAVAQAPVGLIDLYPTLTELCGVKAPANLQGQSLVPMLKDPKAEGRGWVISQVVRGGGFKRMGASAAAGDNGKRIFGYSLRTPRWRYTEWAEGKEGRELYDHDTDPKELTNLAEKPDHAATVTELSTQLAGIVKSTFPADGVTPTVKETGMWAPNLTDP is encoded by the coding sequence ATGTTCGCGCGCCTGCTCCTCCCCACCCTTCTCTTCGGGCTATTCTGCTCAGCCCCCGCACCTGCTGCGGAAAAGACCCGGCCCAATGTTCTCTTCATCATCGCCGATGATCTGAACACCAGCCTCGGCAGCTATGGTCACCCCTTGGCCAAAACGCCCAATTTGGACAAACTGGCCGCGCGCGGCGTACGCTTTGAAAAAGCTGCCTGTCAGTTCCCCCTTTGCGGCCCGAGCCGAAACTCGATGCTCACCGGTCTCTACCCCAACAGCAACGGCATCCTCGCCAATGCCCAGGTTTTCCGCCAGACCATCCCAAATCACCAGAGTCTCTCCCAGGCCTTCCGCCTCAGTGGCTACTTCGCCGCCCGCATCGGCAAACTGTATCACTACAACGTCCCACTCTCCATCGGCACCAATGGCCACGATGATCCCGGATCTTGGGAAATGGAGATCAACCCGGCGGGCGCGGACCGCATGGAGGACATGGACCACACTTTCAGCCTCATTCCCGGCAACTACGGCGGCACCCTCAGTTGGTATGCCTCCCCGAATCCCGATGAAAAGCACACCGATGGCCTCATGGCCCGCGAAGCGGCCTGGGTGCTGGAACGCTGCGCCAAGGACAAGTCCCGGCCCTTTTTCCTCGCCCTCGGTTTCTTCCGCCCCCACACCCCTTACATTGCCCCCAAGGCTTGGTTTGAAGGTTACCCCGTGGATCAAATGCCCGTGGTCCAAGGGGTGAAGGAAGACCAGGCCGACCTCCCCAAACACGCGCTGGGCAGCTACAAAAAAGAGCAGGACAAACTCACCGATGACCTCCGCCGCCAGGCCGTGCAGGCCTACCTCGCCAGCATCAGCTTCATGGATGCCCAGGCCGGTGTTGTGTTGGATACTCTAGACCGCCTGGGCCTGAGTGAAAACACCATCGTCGTCTTCACCAGTGACCACGGTTATCACCTGGGTGAGCACGGCCTCTGGCAGAAGCAGAGCCTCTTTGAAGAAAGCGCCCGCGTGCCCCTCATCATGGCGGGCCCCGGCGTCACACCAGGCGCAGTCGCCCAGGCTCCCGTAGGCCTAATTGACCTCTACCCCACCCTCACCGAACTCTGCGGCGTGAAGGCCCCCGCCAATCTCCAGGGACAAAGCCTCGTGCCCATGCTCAAGGACCCCAAGGCTGAAGGCCGCGGCTGGGTGATCAGTCAAGTGGTGCGCGGTGGCGGCTTCAAGCGCATGGGAGCCAGCGCCGCGGCTGGGGACAATGGCAAACGCATCTTTGGTTATTCCCTACGCACCCCACGCTGGCGCTACACCGAGTGGGCCGAGGGCAAAGAAGGCCGCGAACTCTATGATCATGACACCGATCCCAAAGAGCTCACCAACCTCGCCGAAAAGCCCGACCATGCAGCGACTGTCACCGAGCTGTCCACCCAGCTCGCGGGCATCGTCAAAAGCACCTTTCCAGCCGATGGCGTGACCCCCACCGTCAAAGAAACAGGCATGTGGGCACCCAACCTCACCGATCCGTAA
- the murJ gene encoding murein biosynthesis integral membrane protein MurJ, translated as MSEEKKDNGSQARSTSVVSIAILCSRVLGLVRDQLLNGLFGSAFTGIFTAAFRTPNMLRDLFAEGALSTAFVTTFSKKIKNEGDEAAWVLGRKMLSLAACFMTLVALAGVVLAPFLFRILTPGLSEEAKVLGTWLAQIMYPFIAIVSITALVMGMLNSKKVFFIPAVASAFFNLGCIVGGVVLAWLIDPGFRNGEITEKGLTGFAFGTLIGGFLQLLVQLPSLHRVGFRFGLDFGWKDSGVRDVLRLMWPSMLAASGTQISVLLNSIFASYTPGKESSLAWLANAQRLQQLPLGLFGVAVATVTLPMLSRLATEGMTPAFRGALAKGLRLVLFLTLPCAVGLSLLAQPIISVLFEHGKFTANDVLNTAGPLQAYAFGLVFYSAIKVLQPAFYTIDKRFIPMLISIGIIVLNLVLNYTSVFILGWDHTSLAWATAIGLAVNFGTLYFCMRRFASGLESRSLGQTLLKLMVGIAGMAAVCIGGQKTLLASWATQNFIMQIASLGATIALAGGVYFLITQKLRVEEAGEFLGILSKRFRRKS; from the coding sequence ATGAGTGAAGAGAAGAAAGACAACGGTTCCCAGGCACGCAGCACGAGCGTCGTTTCCATCGCCATCCTATGCAGCCGTGTGCTCGGACTGGTGAGAGACCAGCTCCTCAATGGCCTCTTCGGCTCTGCCTTCACCGGCATCTTCACCGCCGCCTTTCGCACGCCCAACATGCTGCGAGATCTCTTTGCCGAAGGCGCGCTTTCCACCGCCTTTGTCACCACGTTCTCCAAAAAGATCAAGAATGAGGGGGATGAAGCCGCATGGGTGCTCGGACGTAAGATGCTCTCCCTCGCGGCTTGTTTTATGACGCTGGTAGCGCTCGCCGGCGTGGTCCTGGCCCCTTTTCTGTTTCGTATCCTCACCCCCGGTCTTTCGGAAGAGGCCAAAGTCCTGGGCACCTGGCTGGCCCAGATCATGTACCCCTTCATCGCCATCGTCTCCATCACGGCGCTGGTGATGGGCATGCTGAACTCCAAAAAAGTCTTCTTCATCCCTGCCGTCGCCTCGGCCTTCTTCAATCTCGGCTGCATCGTCGGTGGGGTGGTCCTGGCCTGGCTCATTGACCCCGGTTTTCGCAATGGTGAAATCACTGAAAAAGGCCTCACTGGTTTTGCTTTCGGCACCTTGATCGGTGGGTTTCTCCAGTTGCTTGTTCAGCTCCCTTCCCTGCACCGCGTAGGCTTCCGTTTCGGCCTGGACTTTGGCTGGAAGGACAGTGGCGTGCGGGATGTGCTGCGTCTCATGTGGCCCTCCATGCTGGCTGCCAGTGGCACCCAGATTTCGGTGCTGCTGAACTCCATCTTTGCCTCCTACACCCCTGGCAAAGAATCTTCCCTAGCTTGGCTGGCCAATGCCCAGCGTTTGCAACAATTGCCGTTAGGCCTCTTTGGGGTAGCCGTAGCCACCGTCACCCTCCCCATGCTCTCACGCCTCGCCACAGAAGGCATGACCCCAGCTTTTCGCGGGGCTTTGGCCAAAGGTCTGCGCCTCGTCCTTTTCCTCACCCTGCCCTGCGCCGTCGGCCTTTCCTTGCTGGCTCAGCCGATCATCTCCGTCCTTTTTGAGCATGGCAAATTCACCGCCAATGATGTCCTCAATACCGCCGGCCCCCTCCAGGCCTATGCCTTCGGTCTGGTCTTTTATTCAGCCATCAAGGTCCTGCAGCCCGCCTTTTACACCATTGATAAACGTTTCATTCCCATGCTCATCAGCATCGGCATCATCGTGCTGAACCTGGTGCTGAACTACACCAGCGTCTTCATTCTGGGCTGGGACCACACCTCCCTCGCCTGGGCCACAGCCATTGGTCTGGCGGTGAACTTCGGCACGCTCTACTTCTGCATGCGTCGCTTTGCCAGTGGCCTGGAAAGCCGCTCCCTCGGCCAGACGTTACTGAAACTCATGGTAGGCATCGCTGGCATGGCTGCCGTGTGCATCGGCGGGCAAAAAACCCTCCTCGCCAGTTGGGCGACTCAAAATTTCATCATGCAGATCGCCAGCCTCGGCGCCACCATCGCTCTGGCCGGCGGGGTGTATTTCCTCATCACGCAAAAACTGCGCGTGGAAGAAGCCGGCGAATTCCTCGGCATCCTTTCCAAGAGATTCCGCCGCAAATCATGA
- a CDS encoding prenyltransferase/squalene oxidase repeat-containing protein, protein MLKKSVRFIYRRSARWLVPGPALREALRDSIQGLFSDPGNQRAIDACLDWILEAQRNSASQDGGVARHYSFIKGWSASYPETTGYIIPTVMEHARRKNCPHLYEAAKKMMDWLLSIQMPNGAFRGSHMHAEVIAPVVFDTGQILQGLAAAATTFGEPYLSAMKRTSQWLMEVQDPDGAWRHPNPFAAPGDHVWETHVAWGLLEASRVSGDASFGEAGLRNIRWAVSRQLENGWYQDCGLGNDHTSPLTHTLAYTLRGIVEGYRFSSDPALLKAAIQTADGLLSALSPEGSLPGMLNAQWKPTVSWVCLTGLSQTAICWFMLYQFTKQEKYLVAARRANQFVRRTLHLEGPSMLRGGVKGSFPVNGDYCRFQLINWACKFLIDACTMEEDMKGLTPSPSKT, encoded by the coding sequence GTGCTTAAAAAGTCCGTTCGATTCATCTATAGAAGAAGCGCCCGCTGGTTGGTTCCAGGGCCAGCTCTGCGCGAAGCTCTGCGCGATAGCATTCAGGGACTATTCTCGGACCCAGGAAACCAGCGCGCCATTGACGCCTGTCTAGACTGGATTCTCGAAGCTCAACGCAACTCCGCCTCCCAGGACGGTGGCGTCGCCCGCCACTACAGCTTCATCAAAGGTTGGAGTGCCTCTTACCCCGAAACGACCGGCTACATCATTCCCACCGTGATGGAACATGCCCGGCGGAAAAACTGCCCTCACCTCTATGAGGCGGCCAAAAAAATGATGGATTGGCTGCTTTCCATTCAGATGCCCAACGGGGCCTTCCGCGGCAGCCACATGCATGCTGAAGTCATCGCGCCTGTCGTTTTTGACACCGGGCAAATCCTCCAAGGCCTTGCCGCCGCCGCCACCACCTTCGGCGAGCCTTATTTGAGCGCCATGAAACGCACTTCCCAGTGGCTCATGGAGGTGCAGGACCCCGACGGCGCCTGGCGCCACCCCAACCCCTTTGCCGCCCCTGGCGACCACGTCTGGGAAACCCACGTCGCTTGGGGACTTCTGGAGGCCTCTCGCGTTTCTGGAGATGCCTCCTTTGGAGAGGCAGGCCTCCGCAACATTCGCTGGGCCGTTTCGCGCCAACTCGAAAACGGCTGGTACCAGGATTGTGGTCTGGGCAATGACCATACCTCTCCCCTCACTCACACGCTGGCCTACACCCTTCGCGGCATCGTCGAGGGCTACCGCTTTTCTTCTGATCCCGCCCTGTTAAAAGCGGCGATTCAAACAGCCGACGGCCTGCTTTCCGCCCTCAGCCCTGAAGGCAGCCTCCCCGGCATGCTCAATGCCCAGTGGAAACCCACAGTTTCCTGGGTCTGTCTCACCGGTCTGTCTCAGACCGCCATCTGCTGGTTCATGCTATACCAGTTTACGAAACAAGAGAAATACCTAGTGGCCGCACGTCGCGCGAATCAGTTTGTTAGAAGGACTCTTCACCTTGAAGGTCCTAGCATGCTGCGCGGTGGTGTGAAAGGTTCCTTCCCCGTCAATGGAGACTACTGCCGCTTTCAGTTAATTAACTGGGCCTGCAAATTTCTCATTGATGCCTGCACGATGGAAGAGGATATGAAGGGGCTTACCCCCTCACCCTCAAAGACATAG
- a CDS encoding class I SAM-dependent methyltransferase, giving the protein MAKIIWILRLIPLLVWWGEHEKAREYARQLQAALTPEGLQIDLIPDWDLLSLAFTPDLIRQVPSLSPILAQISVPGQPADADLAASLQSGWVAGNIRSLSLARGIKRLLARGEKAAAEQLLHLAATHQRPDGSFPETFQASTPCLTGLLEMASAWFQAGHLQHGEQAYRAFLKSRDRKTFLKLSGKPRGLSLQVSALTFLEALRDRVVCTFEATAPRFPTEILAEDGRFRIVDDLVAKYQPQVVADIGCGKGRFIKLLQQRHPHIQAYAVDLSTTMLGELPDSIHAQAGTLLNTGLPDEVADLVFCVEALEHAVNIQAGVKELARITRPGGRLLILDKDVQKLGAMEICDWEQWFDREKMASWIQNHGFRVHVLDRIDHGGISGNDALFLAWIGEKNPTASLPSDSLSTEASPCA; this is encoded by the coding sequence ATGGCTAAAATCATCTGGATTCTGCGCCTTATACCCCTCCTAGTCTGGTGGGGAGAGCATGAAAAAGCCAGGGAATACGCCCGCCAACTGCAGGCGGCCCTCACACCCGAAGGTCTTCAAATAGATCTCATTCCCGATTGGGATCTGTTGAGTTTGGCTTTCACCCCCGACTTGATCCGGCAAGTCCCGAGCCTGTCACCCATTTTGGCACAAATCTCCGTCCCTGGACAACCTGCCGATGCAGACTTGGCAGCCTCTCTCCAGTCTGGCTGGGTGGCTGGAAACATTCGGTCCCTGTCCTTGGCGCGCGGAATTAAAAGACTGCTCGCCCGTGGCGAAAAGGCAGCCGCCGAGCAACTTCTGCATCTCGCGGCCACACATCAGCGTCCCGATGGCTCTTTCCCTGAAACTTTTCAGGCCAGCACCCCTTGCCTCACAGGGCTGCTGGAAATGGCGTCGGCCTGGTTCCAGGCAGGTCACCTCCAGCACGGAGAGCAAGCCTACCGCGCCTTCCTCAAATCGCGTGATCGGAAGACCTTTCTCAAACTTTCCGGAAAACCAAGGGGTCTCAGCTTACAAGTTTCCGCCCTTACGTTTTTAGAAGCTTTGCGAGATCGCGTGGTCTGCACCTTTGAGGCCACTGCTCCTCGCTTTCCCACAGAAATCCTGGCGGAGGATGGCCGCTTCCGCATTGTGGATGATTTAGTCGCCAAATATCAACCCCAAGTCGTGGCAGACATCGGCTGTGGCAAAGGCCGTTTCATCAAGCTCCTTCAGCAAAGGCATCCTCACATCCAAGCATATGCCGTGGATCTTTCGACCACCATGCTCGGTGAACTGCCCGACTCTATCCACGCTCAAGCAGGCACGCTGCTCAATACGGGTCTGCCAGACGAAGTCGCCGACTTGGTCTTCTGTGTCGAGGCCCTTGAACACGCGGTGAACATCCAGGCTGGTGTGAAGGAGCTCGCTCGCATCACCCGGCCCGGCGGTCGGCTCCTGATCCTTGATAAAGACGTCCAAAAACTGGGCGCTATGGAAATTTGCGATTGGGAACAGTGGTTCGACCGAGAGAAAATGGCCTCCTGGATCCAGAATCACGGCTTCCGCGTCCACGTGCTTGACCGGATAGACCACGGCGGGATCTCAGGAAATGACGCTCTCTTCTTAGCCTGGATAGGCGAGAAAAACCCCACCGCATCCCTCCCTAGCGACTCCCTTTCAACCGAGGCCTCTCCCTGTGCTTAA